One region of Vigna angularis cultivar LongXiaoDou No.4 chromosome 10, ASM1680809v1, whole genome shotgun sequence genomic DNA includes:
- the LOC108335579 gene encoding protein TRANSPARENT TESTA 16 yields the protein MGRGKIEIKRIENTTTRQVTFSKRRGGLIKKTKELSVLCDAQIGIIIFSSTGKMWQWCTEPFRMEQIIEKYQRATGARIAECDHPREEFIHDMAMLRQETLRLELGIQRYLGEDIGCLQFEDLTKLEEELENSVAKVRNRQNELLQQQMENLRRKERILEEENNNLSSWEHRAVLEFEKATLEASKPMDMMDQFPFFEEQSAGSILQLASPVLPHFHPYLQLAQPNIKPQ from the exons ATGGGACGTGGAAAGATTGAGATAAAGAGGATCGAGAACACCACCACAAGGCAAGTTACCTTTTCCAAAAGAAGAGGTGGCCTCATCAAGAAGACAAAGGAGCTTTCTGTGCTCTGTGATGCACAGATCGggatcatcatcttctccagcACTGGGAAGATGTGGCAATGGTGCACTGAACCCTTCAG GATGGAGCAGATCATAGAAAAGTACCAGAGAGCAACAGGAGCTCGCATTGCAGAATGTGACCATCCCCGT GAAGAATTTATCCATGACATGGCAATGCTGAGGCAAGAAACTCTCCGTCTTGAACTGGGAATTCAAAGGTATCTTGGAGAAGACATTGGTTGTTTGCAATTCGAAGATTTGACTAAACTTGAAGAAGAATTGGAGAATTCTGTGGCAAAGGTTCGAAATCGTCAG AATGAACTCTTACAACAACAAATGGAGAATCTGAGAAGGAAG GAAAGGATCTTGGAAGAGGAAAACAATAATTTGTCCAGCTGG GAACACAGAGCAGTGTTGGAGTTTGAGAAGGCTACATTGGAAGCAAGCAAACCAATGGATATGATGGATCAGTTTCCATTCTTTGAAGAACAATCTGCTGGTAGCATCCTTCAACTTGCTTCTCCTGTGCTTCCACACTTTCACCCTTATCTTCAGCTTGCACAACCCAATATCAAGCCTCAGTGA
- the LOC108335930 gene encoding uncharacterized protein LOC108335930 gives MEEGSSDGNCDRDRIRNICILAHVDHGKTTLADHLIAAAGGGVVHPKLAGRVRFMDYLDEEQRRAITMKSSSILLRYRGHAVNLIDSPGHIDFCSEVSTAARLSDGALLLVDAVEGVHIQTHAVLRQCWIERLTPCLVLNKLDRLITELKLTPSEAYTRLLRIVHEVNGIVSAYKSEKYLSDVDSLLAGTGTIGSTGETLEDYDDNEDVFQPQKGNVIFACALDGWGFGIREFAEIYASKLGASVNALLRALWGPRYFNPKTKMIVGKKGAGANKKPMFVQFVLEPLWQVYQGALEGDKGLVEKVIRSFSLSVPPRELQNKDVKVVLQAVMSRWLPLSDAVLSMVVRCLPNPVAAQAFRISRLIPKREVVGDVVEERVVEEAEMVRKAVEGCDCGDEVPCVAFVSKMFALPVKMVPGQRGEVGNGYGDEGEGDSDECFLAFARIFSGVLYAGQRVFVLSPLYDPLKGESMQKHIQEAELKSLYLMMGQGLKVVTSAKAGNIVAIGGLGQHILKSATLSSTRNCWPFSSMAFQVAPTLRVAIEPSDPADVGALLRGLRLLNRADPFVEVTVSSRGEHVLAAAGEVHLERCVKDLKDRFAKVSLEVSPPLVSYKETIEGEVLNVMENLKVLSRRSDYVEKTTPNGRCVVRVQVMKLLPSLTKVLDESSDLLADIIGVNSGHTLKSLETQRPSILENENPVEVLKKRILDAVEGDILSRNEDDKDHAEKCKLKWLKVLRRIWALGPRQIGPNLLFTPDNKAESTDNSVLIRGCSHVSERLGFVADSSTSDSVAERPSTANQALYMDAEHLESSVISGFQLATSAGPLCEEPMWGLAFVVEARISPFSGHGDESETPQQSEQYGIFAGQVIATVKDACRAAVLQNKPRLVEAMYFCELNTPTEYLGPMYAVLSRRRARILKEEMQEGSPFFTVHAYVPVSESFGFADELRRWTSGAASALLVLSHWEALSEDPFFVPKTEEEIEEFGDGSSVLPNTARKLIDAVRRRKGLPVEEKVVQHGTKQRTLARKV, from the coding sequence ATGGAGGAGGGAAGTTCCGATGGCAATTGCGACCGCGATCGAATCCGCAACATCTGCATCCTCGCCCACGTCGACCATGGCAAGACCACCCTCGCCGACCACCTAATTGCGGCTGCGGGCGGCGGCGTCGTTCACCCGAAGCTCGCCGGGCGTGTCCGCTTCATGGACTACCTTGACGAGGAGCAGCGGCGCGCCATCACCATGAAGAGCTCCTCCATCCTCCTACGCTACCGCGGCCACGCGGTGAACCTCATCGACTCCCCTGGTCACATCGACTTCTGCAGCGAGGTCTCCACGGCGGCGCGCCTCAGCGACGGTGCGCTCCTCCTGGTCGACGCCGTGGAGGGCGTCCACATTCAGACACACGCCGTCCTCCGCCAGTGCTGGATCGAGCGCCTCACCCCTTGCCTCGTTCTCAACAAGCTCGATCGCTTGATCACCGAACTCAAACTCACTCCCTCCGAAGCTTACACACGCCTATTGCGAATCGTGCACGAGGTCAACGGAATAGTCAGCGCTTACAAATCAGAAAAATACCTCTCCGACGTCGATTCTCTACTCGCCGGCACCGGAACCATCGGCAGCACTGGTGAGACTCTGGAGGATTACGACGATAACGAGGACGTTTTTCAGCCGCAGAAGGGGAATGTTATATTCGCTTGCGCCTTAGACGGTTGGGGATTTGGGATTCGTGAGTTTGCGGAGATATACGCGTCCAAGCTTGGTGCAAGTGTGAATGCGTTGTTGAGAGCGTTGTGGGGACCTAGGTATTTTAACCCTAAGACGAAGATGATTGTGGGGAAGAAAGGTGCTGGTGCTAATAAGAAACCTATGTTTGTTCAGTTTGTGTTGGAACCCTTGTGGCAGGTTTATCAGGGGGCGTTGGAAGGGGACAAGGGGCTGGTGGAGAAGGTTATTAGATCGTTTAGTTTGTCGGTGCCACCGCGCGAGCTGCAGAATAAGGATGTGAAGGTCGTGCTGCAGGCTGTTATGAGCCGGTGGCTTCCGCTGTCGGACGCGGTTTTGTCGATGGTGGTTAGGTGTCTGCCGAACCCGGTTGCGGCACAGGCGTTTCGGATATCGAGGTTGATTCCGAAAAGGGAGGTTGTTGGGGATGTGGTGGAGGAGCGCGTGGTGGAGGAGGCGGAGATGGTGAGGAAGGCAGTGGAAGGGTGTGACTGTGGGGATGAGGTTCCTTGTGTGGCTTTCGTGTCGAAGATGTTTGCTTTGCCGGTTAAGATGGTGCCCGGACAGAGGGGGGAGGTTGGCAATGGCTATGGTGACGAAGGGGAGGGTGATTCCGATGAGTGTTTTCTGGCTTTTGCTAGGATTTTTAGTGGGGTTTTGTATGCGGGGCAGAGAGTTTTTGTGCTTTCTCCATTGTATGATCCGTTGAAAGGAGAATCGATGCAGAAGCATATACAGGAGGCTGAGTTGAAATCGTTGTATTTGATGATGGGACAAGGGTTGAAAGTTGTGACATCTGCCAAGGCAGGAAATATTGTTGCCATTGGAGGTCTTGGGCAGCATATATTGAAGAGTGCTACTCTTTCTTCCACTAGGAATTGTTGGCCTTTTTCGAGTATGGCATTCCAAGTTGCCCCGACTTTGAGAGTAGCGATTGAGCCGTCCGACCCTGCTGATGTGGGTGCGTTGCTCAGGGGCTTGAGGCTTCTCAATCGAGCAGATCCGTTTGTTGAGGTCACAGTGTCTTCTAGGGGAGAGCATGTTCTTGCTGCTGCTGGAGAAGTTCATCTTGAGAGGTGCGTAAAGGATTTGAAGGATAGGTTTGCCAAGGTAAGCTTGGAGGTTTCTCCACCTCTTGTGTCCTACAAAGAAACCATCGAGGGAGAGGTATTGAACGTGATGGAAAATTTGAAAGTTCTTAGCAGGAGATCAGATTATGTTGAAAAAACAACACCCAATGGAAGATGTGTTGTTCGGGTGCAGGTGATGAAACTTCTACCTTCTCTGACAAAGGTGCTCGATGAAAGCTCTGATTTACTTGCAGATATCATTGGAGTAAACTCTGGGCATACATTAAAAAGTTTGGAAACCCAGAGACCAAGTATTCTTGAAAATGAAAACCCAGTTGAAGTGCTAAAAAAACGCATATTGGATGCAGTGGAGGGTGATATTTTGAGCAGGAATGAAGATGACAAGGACCATGCAGAGAAATGTAAACTGAAGTGGCTAAAGGTTTTGAGGAGGATATGGGCACTTGGACCAAGGCAGATTGGTCCTAACCTACTATTCACTCCTGATAACAAAGCAGAGAGTACCGATAACTCTGTCTTAATACGTGGTTGTTCTCATGTATCAGAGAGGTTGGGTTTTGTGGCCGATTCTAGTACCAGTGACTCTGTTGCCGAGAGGCCTTCAACTGCAAACCAAGCTCTGTACATGGACGCTGAACATCTTGAGAGTAGTGTAATATCTGGGTTCCAGCTGGCCACTTCAGCCGGACCCTTGTGCGAGGAACCTATGTGGGGTTTGGCATTTGTTGTTGAGGCTCGCATATCTCCATTTTCAGGGCATGGTGATGAATCTGAAACGCCCCAGCAATCTGAGCAGTATGGCATCTTTGCAGGGCAGGTAATAGCAACTGTCAAAGATGCATGTAGAGCAGCTGTGCTTCAGAATAAGCCACGGCTTGTAGAAGCAATGTACTTCTGTGAATTGAATACACCTACTGAATATTTGGGTCCTATGTATGCTGTACTTTCCCGGAGAAGGGCCCGAATTTTGAAGGAAGAGATGCAAGAAGGTTCCCCTTTCTTCACTGTCCATGCATATGTTCCTGTTTCTGAGAGCTTTGGTTTTGCGGATGAGCTTAGAAGGTGGACTTCTGGTGCTGCAAGTGCACTTCTTGTCCTTAGCCACTGGGAAGCACTTTCTGAGGATCCTTTCTTTGTACCTAAAACAGAAGAGGAAATTGAAGAGTTTGGAGATGGTTCTAGTGTTCTTCCAAACACCGCAAGAAAGTTAATTGATGCTGTCAGGCGTCGCAAGGGCCTTCCTGTGGAGGAAAAGGTTGTGCAGCATGGAACCAAGCAGAGGACACTGGCTCGTAAAGTCTGA
- the LOC108335319 gene encoding pentatricopeptide repeat-containing protein At2g35030, mitochondrial, with protein sequence MKKELYHLPFTLLPHPKSPSSNVIRLISTVAIHSEIKRCNLLISRLCQNGKINNARKVFDEIPERDSGLWTTMISGYLKCGMIREARKLFDRLDAKKNVVTWTAMVNGYIRHNQIKEAERLFYEMPVRNVVSWNTMIDGYARNGLTQQALDLFRRMPERNVVSWNTLITTLVQCGRVDDAQRLFDQMKERDVVSWTTMVAGFSKNGRVEDARALFDRMPDRNVVSWNAMITGYAQNGRLDEALDLFQRMPERNMPSWNTMITGFIQNGELNRAEKLFFEMPVKNVVTWTAMMTGYVQHGLSEEALKAFSKMLAADGLKPNTGTFVTVLGACSDLAGLTEGQQIHQMISKTNFQDSTCVVSALINMYSKCGELRMARKMFDDGLLRQRDLISWNGMIAAYAHHGYGKEAINLFKEMQELGVPANDVTFVGLLTACSHTGLVEEGLKYFDEILKNRSIQLRENHYACLIDLCGRAGRLNEAFNIIEGLGEEASLTVWGALLAGCNVHGNADIGKLVAEKILKIDPQNAGTYSLLSNMYASAGKWKEAANVRTKMKDKGLKKQPGCSWIEVGNSVQVFVVGDKSHFQYELLGHLLDDLHTKMKKDREMPRDDLLVNVEL encoded by the coding sequence ATGAAGAAGGAGTTATATCATTTACCATTCACTTTGTTGCCCCATCCCAAATCACCAAGCAGCAATGTTATTAGGTTAATATCCACGGTTGCTATCCACTCGGAAATAAAGCGCTGCAATCTCCTAATCTCTAGACTCTGCCAAAATGGCAAAATCAACAATGCACGCAAAGTGTTCGATGAAATTCCTGAAAGGGACAGTGGCCTGTGGACCACAATGATAAGTGGGTACTTGAAGTGTGGCATGATCAGGGAAGCCAGGAAGCTGTTTGATAGACTGGATGCCAAAAAGAATGTGGTCACTTGGACAGCCATGGTTAATGGGTACATCAGGCATAACCAAATTAAGGAAGCTGAGAGGTTGTTTTATGAGATGCCGGTGAGGAATGTTGTGTCTTGGAACACAATGATTGATGGGTATGCAAGGAATGGCCTCACCCAACAGGCTTTGGACTTGTTCAGGAGAATGCCGGAGAGGAATGTGGTTTCTTGGAATACACTCATTACGACTTTGGTGCAATGTGGGAGAGTTGATGATGCACAGAGGCTTTTTGATCAGATGAAGGAAAGGGATGTGGTTTCATGGACTACCATGGTTGCGGGTTTCTCAAAAAATGGGAGGGTTGAGGATGCTCGAGCACTCTTTGATCGGATGCCTGATAGGAATGTGGTTTCTTGGAATGCGATGATCACAGGCTATGCGCAAAATGGGAGGTTGGATGAGGCTCTGGATTTGTTTCAGAGAATGCCTGAGAGGAATATGCCTTCTTGGAATACCATGATCACGGGTTTCATTCAGAATGGGGAGTTAAATCGAGCAGAGAAGCTGTTTTTTGAAATGCCTGTGAAGAATGTCGTTACTTGGACCGCAATGATGACTGGGTATGTGCAACATGGGTTAAGTGAAGAAGCATTGAAGGCATTTAGCAAAATGCTGGCTGCTGATGGGTTAAAACCCAACACTGGAACTTTTGTGACCGTTTTAGGAGCTTGTAGTGATTTAGCTGGTCTTACTGAGGGACAACAAATTCATCAAATGATaagtaaaacaaattttcagGATAGCACATGTGTTGTATCAGCGCTGATAAATATGTACTCAAAATGTGGTGAGTTGCGTATGGCTAGGAAGATGTTTGACGATGGGCTATTGAGGCAAAGGGACTTGATATCTTGGAATGGTATGATTGCTGCCTATGCACATCATGGGTATGGCAAGGAGGCAATTAATTTGTTTAAGGAAATGCAAGAATTAGGTGTCCCTGCCAATGATGTCACCTTTGTTGGACTTCTCACTGCTTGTAGTCATACTGGTTTAGTTGAGGAAGGACTTAAATACTTCGATGAAATCCTGAAAAACAGATCCATACAACTTAGAGAAAATCACTATGCATGTTTGATTGATCTTTGTGGTCGGGCAGGTAGGCTGAACGAAGCTTTCAATATCATTGAGGGGCTTGGGGAGGAGGCTTCATTGACTGTTTGGGGAGCGCTCCTTGCTGGATGTAATGTACATGGAAATGCTGATATTGGGAAGCTTGTAGCagaaaaaattttgaaaattgatccACAGAATGCTGGCACCTATTCATTACTTTCAAATATGTATGCTTCAGCAGGGAAATGGAAAGAAGCTGCCAATGTCAGAACGAAAATGAAGGACAAGGGATTAAAGAAGCAGCCAGGTTGTAGTTGGATTGAAGTTGGCAATTCAGTGCAAGTATTTGTAGTTGGTGATAAATCACATTTTCAATATGAGCTTTTGGGACATTTACTTGATGATTTACATACAAAAATGAAGAAGGACCGGGAAATGCCACGTGATGATTTATTAGTTAATGTGGAACTTTAG
- the LOC108336002 gene encoding protein MOS2: MKLSFSVPSSKSQSKPKPVNTFDDTSTAQNDADGSKHLITEFDPSKPGPSLAPKILIPPVQNEWKPFKKMKNLHLPTADPESEPLTFEVHAVDGQPDSDVSYGLNLRTDKKTEQNNGSALPPPPRRVPVEGTMLQKLKDDMERLPDDQGFDEFKDVPVEGFGAALLAGYGWKEGMGIGKNAKDDVKVREIKRRTAKEGLGFVGDAPAALVRSSNDKDKKDKKQNEKKEKVVRIVGGRDAGRKGTVVSSIGDDYLVLELSRSEEKVKVKVGDVAELGSKDEERYLRKLKESKIQREDRGPKRKRDRDEVENRVDVSQREERKGVGRRDVVEEKRVDGGRREERRVVDQRKVSWLTSHIRVRVISRDLKGGRLYLKKGEILDVVGPTTCDVSMDESREIVQGVSQDFLETAIPKRGGPVLVLAGKYKGVFGSLVERDLDREMAIVRDADTHELLDVKLEQIAEYIGDPSLLGH; this comes from the coding sequence ATGAAGCTATCGTTTTCCGTCCCCTCATCGAAATCCCAATCGAAGCCCAAACCCGTCAATACCTTCGACGACACTTCCACCGCCCAAAACGACGCTGACGGATCTAAACACCTCATCACCGAATTCGATCCTTCCAAACCCGGTCCCTCCCTCGCCCCCAAAATCCTAATTCCGCCAGTCCAAAACGAATGGAAACCCTttaagaagatgaagaacctcCACCTCCCCACCGCCGACCCTGAATCCGAACCCCTTACATTCGAAGTCCACGCCGTCGACGGCCAACCCGACTCCGACGTCTCCTATGGCCTCAACCTCCGCACCGACAAAAAGACTGAGCAAAACAACGGCAGCGCACTTCCGCCGCCGCCGCGCCGCGTTCCGGTGGAGGGCACGATGCTGCAGAAGCTGAAGGACGACATGGAGAGGCTACCGGACGATCAGGGGTTCGACGAATTCAAGGATGTTCCAGTCGAGGGTTTTGGCGCCGCGCTGCTGGCCGGGTACGGGTGGAAGGAAGGGATGGGGATTGGAAAGAACGCGAAGGACGACGTGAAGGTTAGGGAGATCAAGCGGAGAACTGCCAAGGAAGGATTGGGTTTTGTTGGTGATGCTCCTGCTGCGCTGGTTAGGAGTAGCAATGACAAGGACAAGAAAGACAAAAAGCAGAatgagaagaaggagaaagttGTTAGGATTGTTGGGGGAAGAGATGCTGGGAGAAAGGGTACTGTTGTGTCTAGTATTGGTGATGATTATCTTGTTTTGGAGCTATCCAGAAGTGAAGAGAAGGTGAAAGTGAAGGTGGGGGATGTTGCTGAATTGGGTTCTAAGGATGAAGAGAGGTATTTGAGGAAATTGAAGGAGTCGAAGATTCAGCGTGAGGATAGAGGGCCAAAAAGGAAGCGCGACAGGGATGAGGTGGAGAATAGAGTGGATGTTAGTCAGAGAGAGGAGAGGAAAGGGGTGGGTCGTAGGGATGTGGTTGAGGAGAAGAGAGTGGATGGTGGTaggagagaagagaggagagtGGTGGATCAGAGGAAGGTTTCTTGGCTTACTAGTCACATTCGGGTGAGGGTGATTAGCAGGGATTTGAAAGGAGGGCGGTTGTATTTGAAGAAGGGGGAGATTTTGGATGTCGTTGGACCTACCACATGTGATGTATCTATGGATGAGAGCAGGGAGATTGTTCAAGGGGTGTCCCAAGATTTTCTGGAGACGGCAATTCCGAAACGAGGGGGACCTGTGCTTGTGTTGGCTGGTAAATACAAGGGTGTATTTGGGAGTCTGGTGGAGAGGGATTTGGACCGGGAAATGGCCATTGTTAGGGATGCTGATACCCATGAGCTGCTAGATGTGAAGCTTGAACAAATTGCGGAGTATATAGGGGACCCAAGCTTGTTGGGACATTGA